The following are encoded together in the Ranitomeya imitator isolate aRanImi1 chromosome 4, aRanImi1.pri, whole genome shotgun sequence genome:
- the TCIM gene encoding transcriptional and immune response regulator: MSTSLRVSPSVHGYRFDTASRKKATANIFEGVDQESLQKLFKKTGDKKAEDRARIIFCIDQDNEEKARALLALKQRTRDKILQFLKLRKLPIKVI; encoded by the coding sequence ATGTCCACCTCATTGAGAGTCAGCCCCTCCGTCCATGGCTACCGGTTTGACACCGCTTCCCGAAAGAAAGCCACAGCCAACATCTTTGAGGGTGTGGACCAGGAGTCCCTGCAGAAGCTCTTTAAAAAGACTGGTGATAAGAAAGCAGAGGACAGAGCCCGGATCATCTTCTGCATTGACCAGGACAATGAGGAGAAAGCCAGGGCACTACTGGCACTAAAGCAGAGGACCAGGGACAAAATCCTGCAATTCCTCAAGCTCCGCAAACTTCCCATCAAGGTGATCTGA